CGATCCCAGGCCGTCGACACCACCGCCGATGCCGAGGAGGTGACCGAACCCGAGCTCCAGGCCCTCACGGCCTAACCAACACGCCCAACCGAGGGATCAACCTCGTACACCACCCCACGGGACTTGACCGTCATACTCGCGCAGATTCCGCACCCAGATCATCAGCGCCCGATGCCGCCGGCGCCCGGTCCGAAGCCAGCGCCCGCTCGACCGTAGACCTACCAACACCCAGATCCCGCGCGACCTGACGCTGCGAAACACCGTCCGCCACCAGCCGCCGGATCAAAGCCCAATCCTCCATAGAGATCACCCATCCAATCTGTCTGGGTGGCCTCGTTTTCAACCGTCGCTATGGCCTCGTTTTCGAGCGTCGTCGACACAACTTCGGCGCCATACGAGTTTCATGACGTAAGTGCGACCTGACTGACTCGTCTCGGGGATCGTCGTCAGGGTGATGGTGTCGTCGTCGATGATCTCGACGGTGCGCTCGAACGTGGTGCCGATGCGCGCCGGTTGAGATGAGAACAAGACGTGATGGCGAAGGATGTCGCCATCACGTGTCCATGTTCCTGCATATGCGAAGAAGTCAGTGAATCCCGTCGCCTTCGCGCTGCCTCGCTCGGCCCACGCGGAATCCATCAGGAACCCTGACATGCGGCCGTCGTCGGTGTACTGGATCTGGCCGGAGGGTGGTTGCCCGTACGCGGGTGTGCCCTCACCGTCTCGGTAGCCGATGCACTCGATGAGCGACCAGGCGCCCAGCAGATTCGTCATGACTTAGCTCTCGCCCGCGTGATCATCGCTGCCGCTCAGCGCAGCACGACGAGCGTATCGCCTTGCTTGACCGAGGCTCCCTCCTCAACCAGGACCTTCGCGACGACACCCTCCTTGTCGGCCTCGACAGGGATCTCCATCTTCATCGACTCCAGCACGATGACTGTGTCTCCCTCGGAGACCGAGTCGCCGACCTTCACCTGGACCACCCGTACCGAGCCGGTCAGTTCTGCCTTGATCTCAGCCATTGAAATCTAACTCCTCATCCCATGGGGCTTAGCGAACTGCGAGTGGCTCCTACCCCTTGACGAAACCACATAGTGGATCTAACCTCCACAATGTGGCGATGCGCAAGAGTGGCTTGGACGACACTCCCGAGACAGACACGCCGGCGGTGAAGCCGACGTTGGTGCTCAGCAAGGTTTTCCAGTTGCTCGACGCGTTCACGGGTGAGCACACCGAGTTGACTGTCGGCGAGATCCGAGAGGCCACTGGTTTCCCCGCCACGACATGCGCTCGACTCATCCAGAACCTCGTAGACGAGGGCCTGCTGGATCGGGTCAACGACAGGTATCGAATCGGTCTGGGGGTTCTTCGCTGGTCCGCGGCAGCTCTTCGCGGCCTCGATCTGGTGCCCCGGATTCAACCGGTACTCGAGCACCTCCGCGATGCCACCGGTGAGACTGCGGCACTGAATGTGCGCAGGGGTCTGGACCGAGTGATGGTTGCCATCGAGCCCACTCGCCATTCGGTGATCTGGCAGGCGCGAGTCGGCCAGATCACGCCGATCTACGTGGGGTCAGGAGCGCGAGCGATCCTTGCGTTCAGTGCAGCCGCCCGTCGTGAGCTTGAGACCGTGCCGCGTTACGCCTACACCGCTAGCACTCTTGTCGACGCCGCGGATTTGGATCGCGCGCTCGAAGAGACGCGGCGGACGGGACTGGCGATCAGTCGCGACGAGCTCGACAGGGGTGTCGCGGGCATCAGTGCACCGGTGATGCTCGTCGACGGGACCGTCTCCGCATCAATTGGCATCGCGGGGCCGGCGAGCCGCTTCGGCGAGGCCGAGATCGCCGCTCATATCCCGGCCGTCCTGGATGCGGGACGCCGTGCGACAGCGAGCGTAGGCGGAACCTTCCCGTATTGACAGCAAACGAGTTCTGCGCAGTCCCTGAAAGGTAGTCCTATGGATCATTCCCTCGATCACCGGCGCCGCGTGCTCGCCGATCGTCACCCTGAATGGCGTCCCCGTACGCTTACGCAGCACCTCAGCGAATGCGCCCGGTCGTTCCCTCACCTGGCCTACTTGATCGGGCCAGAACGAGAGTGGAGCTACCGCGAGCTGCGCGACTGGTCGCGTGAACTCGCCGCCGGCTTGCTCCGGGCGGGGATCAAGCCGGGAGAGCACGTCGCGATGAACCTGACCAACATGCCGGAGTTCGCCGCTGTCAAGTACGCCATCGCCGCGGTCGGGGCGGTTGCTGTGCCCTTAAACTTCCGGCTGCGCACTGAAGAGCTGCGGTACGTGCTCGGCCAGTCGAACAGCGTCGCTCTGGTCACGCTCGATGCTTATCGCGATCAGAGCTTCCTCGATGCGCTTAACTCGATCGCGCCCGGATGGCGAGCAGGCTCGACCTGTGAGCTGCCGAGGCTCCGTCATGTGTGGGTGCTTCCGGAGCCCGGAAAGCCTTTACCGGGCGACGTGCGGCGGCTTGACGATCTGCGGGGTGCCCTCAACGAGGAGACCGAGGCTCGGCTCGATGAGCTCGAGGCCGAAGGAGACCCGATGGCGATCTCCGACATCATGTACACCTCGGGGACGACCGGTGCTTCGAAAGGTGTGATGCTTACCCACGACAGCACCTTGCGTTCCGCCGCCTCGTCGGCCTTCATAAGAGCGCTATGGGAGGGGCAGCGGACCCAGTTCGCCATGCCCCTCTATCACGTCTTCTCCTACGTCGAGGGACTGCTGGCGACCACCTTCGCCAGGGGGGCGGTCGCTCCTCAGATTGACTTCAGCCCCGAGGAGGCTCTGCGCAGCATCGAGCGCCACCAGATTGACGAAGCGCTGTTCGTGCCAACCATGACTGTAGCGATCCTGGAGCATCCCGGACTCGCGGACTTCGACCTCTCGTCCCTGCACGGCGTCATGTCTGCGTCCGCCCCCGCGCCAGTTCGTCTGTGGGAGCAGGTCCGCTCGAAGATGGGTGTACGTGAGATCGTCACCGCGTACGGGCAGACCGAGAGTTCGGCCTCTACGACATACACCCTGCCCGGCGATGCCCTCAAGCTCGTCTCTTCGACGGTGGGACGAGCCAAGTTTGGCTATGTCGCAGGCGTTCCGGAGCTCGACGGCTACGTGACCGCCTATCGAACGATTGACCCGGCGACAGGCGAAGTGCTTGCTGCGGGCGCAGAGGGCGAACTGTGCCTCGCGGGCCCGCAGGTGATGCTCGGCTACTACAACAAGCCCGACGAGAGCGCAGCAGTGCTGACAGACGATGGATGGATGCGCTCGGGCGACCTCGGACGGGTTCGCGAGGACGGTTACCTCGTCCTGACCGGCCGGAGCAAGGAGTTGTACAAGCGAGGGGCTGAGCTCGTCGCGCCGCGCGAGGTCGAAGATCTGCTATCCGGACGGCCGGACGTCTCGCAGGTGTATGTGGTCGGTCTACCCGATGAGCGGATGGGTGAGATCGGATGCGCCTACGTGATCCTGGAGCCCGGCGCGCAGCTGAGCGAGCAGGCGGTGATCGCCTACTGCAAACAGCACCTCGCGCGCTTCAAGGTCCCGGATGTCGTCCGCTTTATCAGTGCCGACCAGCTCCCCACTACACCGACCGGCAAGGTCCAGAAGTTCAAGCTACGCGAGATGGGCGAGCGAAACCGAGAAGGAGAGCTTTCATGACGACAGGCCCCGTCACCTCAGAAGTCGAGTCCGCAGACGCCCTCGTCGACTCGCTCCGTGCCAGGATCAGAGAAGGCGGCCCGACGCGTCGCAAGGAAGAGTTGCGTGAGCGCGGACACATGGAGGTCCGTGAGCGGCTCGAACAGCTGCTCGATCCGGGATTCCGAATCGAGGACTGGATCCTTGCGCGTCACGATGACCCAGCGCTGCCTGCCGACGGCATCGTAACGGCGGTCGGCATGATCAATGGCCGCAAGGTCGCTGTCATGGCCAACGACATGTCGGTCAAGGCCGGGACGTGGGGTACGAAGACCATCTACAAGATCCAGCGGATCCAGGAAGTCGCACTCGAATACGGCATCCCGATGATCTACCTGGTCGACTCCGGCGGCGCTCGGATCAACGAGCAGTACGGTCTGTATCTCGATCGCACGCACTCCGGACGGATCTTCTGGAACATGGCCCGGATGAACGGCGTCGTGCCGCAGATCTGCGTCAACTTCGGACCGTCACCCGCTGGCGCCGCTTACCTTCCTGCCTTCTGTGATCTGGTCGTGATGATCGATGGCAAGACGAGCGTCTTCCTCGGATCGCCGCGCCAGGCGTCGGCCGCTACGGGCGAAGATGTCGACCACGAGCAGATGGGTGGCGCCCGGATGCACTGCAAAGAGAGCGGTCTGGGTGACATCCTCGTTGAGACCGAAGACGAAGCGCTGGAGGTCGTCAAGGACTATGTGGCCTTCATGCCCGATTCCTGGCGCGAAACACCGGGTGACATCGACCCCATCGATATCGCACCGGGAGGCGAGGCGATCGAGAACGTCGTACCGGCCGCGGAAGGTAAAGCGTTCGATGTCCACAAGGTCATCGATGCGGTTATCGACGAGGGATCCTTCCTCGAGATCAAGAAACTCTACGCTGGTGAGCTCGTCACCGGCTTTGCCCGGATAGAAGGGATCGCGGTCGGTATCGTCGCCAACCAGTCCCGCAAGCTCGGAGGAATCTTGATGCAGAACTCCTCCGAGAAGGGAGCACAGTTCATCTCCACATGCACCGCGTACAACATCCCGCTCGTGTTCCTCATGGACGTCCCTGGCTTCATGGTCAGCAGTGACTCGGAAAAAGCGGCGATCATCCGCCGTGGTCAGAAGATGCTGCAAGCCGTCGCGGAGGCGACGCAGCCACGCATCTGCGTTGTACTCCGCAAGGGATACGGCGCGGGCTACATGGCGATGTCTGGCGCGACCTTCCAGCCGGACTGCACGATCGCGCTGCCGCAGGCGATGCTCGGGCTCATGGGCCCGGCGGCCGCAGTCCAGGCCATCTACGGCCGCAAGATCGCAGAACTGCCCGAAGAAGAACGGCCCGCGTTCATCGCACAGAAGCAAGAGGAGTACGCCCGAGACATCGGGGTGTGGGGCCCAGCGGCCGAGATGTACATCGACGATGTGATCCCAGGGCACGAACTGCGGCAGCAGATCGCCGAACGACTACGCCTCTACCGCCGCCGTAACCGCAAGCCCCTATCCGAGCGCAACTCGATCATCATGCGAGGTTGAGATGAATACTGCCCAGGTTCACTATGCGGTCGATGACGGAGTCGTCGTCCTGACCCTCGATGACCCATCCGCGCGAAATGCCTTGTCGCAGCCCATCCGTGACGGCATTCGTAGCGGCCTCCAGAAGGCCGAAGCGGACGATGACGTGAAGGTCATCGTCCTGACGGGATCCGGCGAGAAGGCCTTCTGCGCGGGAATCCACCTCAAGGAGATGGCCGGCGCTGGAACACAGATCCCGCCCCCGGACTTCATGCCCATCCCGCACCGCAACGTCAAGGTCACGAAGCCGATCATCGTCGCACTGAACGGGATCGCCTTCGGAGGGGGCTTCCTCGTCGCACAGTCGGCAGACCTGGTGATTGCTGCTGAGCACGCAAAGATGGGAATGCCGGAGGTCAAGGTGGGCCGCGGCGCGCCGTGGTCGGTCCCACTGTCCCGAATGATCCCCAAGCGGGTGTGGATGCAGATGGCGTTGACAGGCGAGCCGATCACCGCGCAACGTGCCTACGAGATAGGCCTGGTCAACGAGGTCGTCCCGCTGGCCGAACTGATGTCGC
The genomic region above belongs to Cumulibacter manganitolerans and contains:
- a CDS encoding biotin/lipoyl-binding carrier protein, whose protein sequence is MAEIKAELTGSVRVVQVKVGDSVSEGDTVIVLESMKMEIPVEADKEGVVAKVLVEEGASVKQGDTLVVLR
- a CDS encoding IclR family transcriptional regulator, translating into MRKSGLDDTPETDTPAVKPTLVLSKVFQLLDAFTGEHTELTVGEIREATGFPATTCARLIQNLVDEGLLDRVNDRYRIGLGVLRWSAAALRGLDLVPRIQPVLEHLRDATGETAALNVRRGLDRVMVAIEPTRHSVIWQARVGQITPIYVGSGARAILAFSAAARRELETVPRYAYTASTLVDAADLDRALEETRRTGLAISRDELDRGVAGISAPVMLVDGTVSASIGIAGPASRFGEAEIAAHIPAVLDAGRRATASVGGTFPY
- a CDS encoding AMP-binding protein → MDHSLDHRRRVLADRHPEWRPRTLTQHLSECARSFPHLAYLIGPEREWSYRELRDWSRELAAGLLRAGIKPGEHVAMNLTNMPEFAAVKYAIAAVGAVAVPLNFRLRTEELRYVLGQSNSVALVTLDAYRDQSFLDALNSIAPGWRAGSTCELPRLRHVWVLPEPGKPLPGDVRRLDDLRGALNEETEARLDELEAEGDPMAISDIMYTSGTTGASKGVMLTHDSTLRSAASSAFIRALWEGQRTQFAMPLYHVFSYVEGLLATTFARGAVAPQIDFSPEEALRSIERHQIDEALFVPTMTVAILEHPGLADFDLSSLHGVMSASAPAPVRLWEQVRSKMGVREIVTAYGQTESSASTTYTLPGDALKLVSSTVGRAKFGYVAGVPELDGYVTAYRTIDPATGEVLAAGAEGELCLAGPQVMLGYYNKPDESAAVLTDDGWMRSGDLGRVREDGYLVLTGRSKELYKRGAELVAPREVEDLLSGRPDVSQVYVVGLPDERMGEIGCAYVILEPGAQLSEQAVIAYCKQHLARFKVPDVVRFISADQLPTTPTGKVQKFKLREMGERNREGELS
- a CDS encoding lipocalin-like domain-containing protein; the protein is MTNLLGAWSLIECIGYRDGEGTPAYGQPPSGQIQYTDDGRMSGFLMDSAWAERGSAKATGFTDFFAYAGTWTRDGDILRHHVLFSSQPARIGTTFERTVEIIDDDTITLTTIPETSQSGRTYVMKLVWRRSCVDDARKRGHSDG
- a CDS encoding helix-turn-helix domain-containing protein, with translation MEDWALIRRLVADGVSQRQVARDLGVGRSTVERALASDRAPAASGADDLGAESARV
- a CDS encoding acyl-CoA carboxylase subunit beta; the protein is MTTGPVTSEVESADALVDSLRARIREGGPTRRKEELRERGHMEVRERLEQLLDPGFRIEDWILARHDDPALPADGIVTAVGMINGRKVAVMANDMSVKAGTWGTKTIYKIQRIQEVALEYGIPMIYLVDSGGARINEQYGLYLDRTHSGRIFWNMARMNGVVPQICVNFGPSPAGAAYLPAFCDLVVMIDGKTSVFLGSPRQASAATGEDVDHEQMGGARMHCKESGLGDILVETEDEALEVVKDYVAFMPDSWRETPGDIDPIDIAPGGEAIENVVPAAEGKAFDVHKVIDAVIDEGSFLEIKKLYAGELVTGFARIEGIAVGIVANQSRKLGGILMQNSSEKGAQFISTCTAYNIPLVFLMDVPGFMVSSDSEKAAIIRRGQKMLQAVAEATQPRICVVLRKGYGAGYMAMSGATFQPDCTIALPQAMLGLMGPAAAVQAIYGRKIAELPEEERPAFIAQKQEEYARDIGVWGPAAEMYIDDVIPGHELRQQIAERLRLYRRRNRKPLSERNSIIMRG
- a CDS encoding enoyl-CoA hydratase/isomerase family protein — its product is MNTAQVHYAVDDGVVVLTLDDPSARNALSQPIRDGIRSGLQKAEADDDVKVIVLTGSGEKAFCAGIHLKEMAGAGTQIPPPDFMPIPHRNVKVTKPIIVALNGIAFGGGFLVAQSADLVIAAEHAKMGMPEVKVGRGAPWSVPLSRMIPKRVWMQMALTGEPITAQRAYEIGLVNEVVPLAELMSRTMELARLIRDNAPLTVSASLEMAHLTDDLGLTAAWDAADRAFDKVYLSDDAQEGPRAFREGRRPVWQGR